The Verrucomicrobiota bacterium genome window below encodes:
- the tig gene encoding trigger factor produces MNVTLETLGPCKKLMRVEVDAQAVDAAIETAAKGFQKEASLPGFRPGKAPRDMILKRYDKEILEEAKRRLIGDSYRDAVKEQKLSVVMSPDIEEVQFGRGKSLQFNVTLETAPEFELPEYKGLPAKQETTTVTEADVERAIELLRGQQATFVTVTRPIQTGDFAVLNYVGSVEGKPITDLVPTAKGLADKKGFWVQVAEGQFIPGFTEQLVGLKAGDKHTVNITFPVDFVSQPLAGKPGAYEVEVVEVKEKTLPAVDDALAKAFGAEDLTKLREGVRKDLENELTFKKRRDVRTQVVQQLLGRFTCDLPESVVAAETRNVVYDLVAENQRRGITKDILEKEKEQIYNFANSNARDRVKLSFAVQRIADKEKLQVANEDVMRRIYSMASQHNTTADKIIKELQKRNGIDDIVHQVLMDKVIDLLADNAKLEDVTPAAPEAPAPAAT; encoded by the coding sequence GTGAATGTGACGCTTGAAACGCTCGGACCGTGTAAAAAATTAATGCGGGTGGAAGTGGACGCCCAAGCGGTGGACGCTGCCATCGAAACTGCCGCCAAAGGCTTCCAAAAAGAAGCCTCGCTGCCGGGATTCCGTCCCGGCAAGGCCCCCCGCGACATGATTCTCAAACGCTACGACAAGGAAATCCTGGAGGAAGCCAAACGCCGCCTGATCGGCGACAGCTACCGTGACGCCGTCAAGGAGCAAAAGCTCTCGGTCGTCATGTCCCCCGACATCGAGGAGGTGCAATTTGGCCGCGGCAAGTCATTGCAGTTCAACGTCACCCTCGAGACCGCCCCCGAATTCGAACTGCCTGAGTATAAAGGATTACCTGCCAAACAGGAAACCACCACCGTCACCGAGGCCGATGTCGAGCGCGCCATCGAACTGCTGCGCGGCCAACAGGCCACGTTTGTCACCGTCACCCGCCCCATTCAGACCGGCGATTTCGCCGTGCTGAATTATGTCGGTTCTGTCGAAGGCAAGCCCATCACCGATCTCGTCCCCACCGCCAAAGGCTTGGCCGATAAAAAAGGCTTCTGGGTCCAGGTGGCGGAAGGCCAGTTCATCCCGGGCTTCACGGAACAGCTCGTCGGCCTCAAGGCCGGCGACAAACACACCGTCAACATTACCTTCCCGGTGGATTTCGTGTCCCAACCGCTCGCCGGCAAACCGGGTGCGTATGAGGTGGAAGTGGTCGAGGTCAAGGAAAAGACCCTGCCAGCGGTGGACGATGCGCTGGCCAAAGCATTCGGCGCCGAGGATCTGACCAAGCTGCGCGAGGGCGTCCGCAAAGACCTGGAAAACGAACTTACGTTCAAAAAGCGCCGTGATGTGCGCACCCAAGTGGTGCAGCAACTGCTCGGCCGCTTCACCTGCGACCTGCCAGAATCCGTGGTGGCGGCGGAAACCCGCAACGTGGTGTACGATCTGGTGGCCGAAAACCAACGGCGCGGCATCACCAAGGACATCCTCGAAAAAGAGAAGGAACAGATTTACAACTTTGCCAACAGCAATGCGCGTGATCGCGTCAAACTTTCCTTTGCCGTGCAACGCATTGCCGACAAGGAAAAGCTGCAAGTGGCGAACGAGGACGTGATGCGCCGCATTTATTCCATGGCCTCGCAGCACAACACCACGGCGGACAAAATCATCAAGGAATTGCAGAAACGCAATGGGATTGATGACATCGTCCACCAGGTGCTTATGGACAAAGTCATTGATCTCCTGGCCGATAACGCCAAGCTCGAAGACGTGACTCCCGCGGCCCCCGAGGCTCCGGCACCCGCCGCGACTTGA
- a CDS encoding response regulator gives MKILVVDDEKSIRTTLSEFLREDGYTTQMAEDVDDAKRCLAQQAFDVVLTDIILPRATGVDLLKHVRQVAPDTLVIIMTGEPTVDTAVEAVRAGAHNYLTKPISKQTIQQAVRQAARIKSLMDDKVRLEALTRHYQQSLEQMVEERTRSLKNSEALYESLVQHLPQYIVQKDLQGRFLFANQHFCQLVGKPLPEILGRSDADFFPAEQAAKYVQDDQRVLSTGETLEFVEEMQIPGHGRRYSQAIKTPLYDGRGEALGVQIIFWDVTEKKIAEDQLRQLSRAVDQAPVSIVITDAQGNIVFANPKFTEVTGYPVAEVLGKNPRILKSGDMPPEEYQRLWATITSGQEWHGEFHNRRKNGALFWENARISPLRDAAGAITHYVAVKEDITDKKQLEAQFLRSQRLESIGALAGGIAHDLNNILAPILMSTALLRDTQANLESDDMLQLIENSARRGSDIVKQLLTFSRGSQGQRVPVQMQHLSRDMDQIIHETFPKSIELRVQRDAHVSAVLGDPTQLHQILMNLCVNARDAMPEGGTLTLRLEEVKLGKRTVFMMGEVQPGVYVKLTVADTGTGIQPEHLDRIFDPFFTTKAEGKGTGLGLSTVLGIVKSHNGCLNVITQPGKGTAFEIYFPACLKPASDSPANNNQALPQGDGRCVLVVDDEVSMRTVTVAILKKNGYQVVAAQDGKTALAELAACQDIRVVLSDLMMPGMDGVALVRELQRTHPHLPVIIMSGMADSGDVKPKLAALESMGVTRVIAKPFENRDLLEMLHKTNS, from the coding sequence ATGAAAATACTCGTTGTTGATGATGAAAAGAGCATCCGGACGACCTTGTCCGAGTTCCTGCGCGAGGACGGCTACACCACGCAGATGGCGGAGGATGTGGATGACGCCAAGCGTTGTCTGGCGCAACAGGCGTTTGACGTGGTGTTGACGGATATCATTTTGCCACGCGCCACCGGGGTGGATTTGCTAAAGCACGTGCGGCAGGTGGCCCCGGACACGCTGGTGATTATCATGACGGGGGAACCGACGGTGGATACGGCGGTGGAGGCGGTGCGGGCGGGGGCGCACAATTACCTGACCAAGCCCATCAGCAAGCAAACCATCCAGCAGGCGGTGCGCCAGGCGGCACGGATCAAATCCCTGATGGACGACAAGGTACGCTTGGAAGCGCTGACGCGCCACTACCAGCAAAGCTTGGAACAGATGGTCGAGGAACGCACGCGGTCCTTGAAGAATTCCGAGGCGCTCTATGAATCGCTGGTGCAACACCTGCCGCAGTACATTGTGCAAAAAGATTTGCAGGGGCGCTTCCTGTTTGCCAACCAGCACTTTTGCCAGTTGGTGGGGAAGCCGCTGCCGGAAATCCTGGGGCGGAGCGATGCGGACTTTTTTCCGGCGGAACAGGCGGCGAAGTATGTCCAGGACGATCAGCGCGTCCTCAGCACGGGCGAGACGTTGGAATTCGTGGAGGAAATGCAAATTCCCGGCCATGGCAGACGTTACAGCCAGGCCATCAAAACCCCTTTGTACGACGGCCGGGGCGAGGCGCTGGGGGTGCAGATTATTTTCTGGGATGTCACCGAGAAGAAAATTGCCGAGGACCAGTTGCGGCAACTGTCGCGCGCGGTGGATCAGGCCCCGGTTTCCATCGTCATCACCGACGCGCAAGGCAACATCGTGTTTGCCAACCCCAAGTTCACCGAAGTCACCGGTTACCCGGTCGCCGAGGTGCTGGGAAAAAACCCGCGCATTTTGAAATCCGGCGATATGCCGCCGGAGGAATATCAGCGGCTGTGGGCGACCATCACCTCCGGGCAGGAATGGCACGGCGAATTTCACAACCGGCGCAAGAATGGCGCGTTGTTTTGGGAAAATGCGCGTATCTCGCCGTTGCGGGATGCGGCGGGAGCCATCACCCACTATGTGGCCGTCAAAGAGGACATCACCGATAAGAAACAACTGGAAGCCCAGTTTCTGCGCTCGCAACGGCTGGAAAGCATCGGCGCGCTGGCGGGCGGGATTGCGCATGACCTGAACAACATCCTGGCGCCGATTCTCATGAGCACGGCGCTGTTGCGCGACACGCAGGCCAATCTGGAGTCCGATGACATGCTCCAATTGATTGAGAACAGCGCGCGGCGCGGCAGCGACATTGTCAAGCAACTGCTGACCTTCAGCCGTGGCAGCCAGGGCCAGCGGGTGCCGGTGCAGATGCAACACCTGTCGCGCGACATGGATCAGATCATCCATGAGACTTTCCCCAAATCCATCGAATTGCGGGTGCAGCGCGACGCCCATGTTTCGGCGGTGCTGGGCGATCCCACGCAACTGCACCAGATCCTGATGAACTTGTGTGTCAACGCCCGCGATGCCATGCCGGAGGGGGGCACGCTGACCTTGCGGCTCGAAGAAGTGAAGTTGGGAAAACGCACGGTGTTCATGATGGGCGAAGTCCAGCCCGGTGTGTATGTGAAATTAACGGTGGCGGATACCGGCACTGGCATTCAGCCGGAGCATTTGGACCGCATCTTCGATCCGTTCTTCACCACCAAAGCCGAAGGCAAAGGCACCGGCTTGGGGCTCTCGACCGTGCTTGGCATTGTTAAAAGTCACAACGGCTGTTTGAATGTCATCACCCAACCCGGCAAAGGCACTGCGTTTGAAATTTATTTCCCGGCCTGCCTCAAGCCGGCCAGCGATAGCCCCGCCAACAATAACCAGGCGCTCCCGCAGGGTGACGGACGTTGCGTGCTGGTGGTGGATGATGAAGTTTCCATGCGCACGGTGACCGTCGCCATTCTTAAGAAAAACGGGTACCAAGTGGTAGCCGCCCAGGATGGCAAGACCGCCCTGGCGGAACTGGCCGCGTGCCAGGACATCCGGGTGGTGCTCAGCGACCTGATGATGCCCGGCATGGATGGCGTGGCGTTGGTGAGGGAACTCCAGCGGACCCACCCGCACCTGCCAGTCATCATCATGTCCGGCATGGCGGATAGCGGCGACGTCAAGCCCAAGCTCGCGGCCCTGGAAAGCATGGGGGTCACCAGGGTGATTGCCAAACCGTTTGAAAACCGCGACCTGCTGGAAATGCTGCACAAGACAAACTCCTAA
- a CDS encoding response regulator — translation MKILAIDDHRDNLTALQAVVSDRLPGIKVLTALNGLRGLELARAEDPDVILLDIVMPNMDGFEVCRRLKAEVRLQAIPVLFLTALRSDQESRVKALEVGAEGFLTKPFDETELIAQIRAMTKIKAASQLQRMEKEQLAALVAARTKELQQELAERKQVEKALRGSEARLRDIMFSMGDWVWETNSDLVYTYTSQKGLDFFGPVVEDIIGKTPFDFMPPDEVRRVRAIFAEIAANKAPIKDLENWNIRQNGEPICLLTNGVPILDEAGNLKGYRGVDKDITDRKRMEQERAAMEAHLRQQQKLESLGTLAAGVAHEINNPINGVMNYAQLILDRTEPNCQAQEYAREIIHETERVTTIVRNLLQFARQEKQSHSPARIQDVVEQTLSLIRTVIRRDQITLQVELPPDLPNINCRSQQIQQVLMNLLTNARDTLNAKYPGHDDNKTITLTAQLIAECGLRNAELANSEIRNQKSEIGCAAIRITVADHGTGIPADVQGRVFDPFFTTKSRHEGTGLGLAISHGIVKDHQGKLWFETEPGQGTKFHLDLPIS, via the coding sequence ATGAAAATCCTGGCCATTGACGACCATCGCGACAACCTGACCGCCCTGCAGGCCGTCGTTTCGGACCGCTTGCCCGGCATCAAAGTCCTGACCGCGCTCAACGGATTGCGTGGGCTCGAACTGGCGCGCGCCGAGGACCCCGACGTAATCCTGCTCGACATTGTCATGCCGAACATGGACGGTTTTGAAGTCTGTCGGCGACTGAAGGCGGAGGTGCGGCTGCAAGCGATTCCGGTCCTCTTCCTGACCGCCCTCCGCTCCGATCAGGAGAGCCGTGTCAAGGCCCTGGAAGTTGGCGCGGAAGGGTTCCTGACCAAGCCGTTCGACGAGACCGAACTCATCGCCCAGATTCGGGCCATGACCAAGATCAAGGCCGCCAGCCAGCTTCAACGGATGGAGAAGGAACAACTGGCCGCGCTGGTGGCAGCACGCACCAAGGAACTCCAACAAGAGCTGGCCGAACGCAAGCAAGTGGAAAAGGCGCTGCGCGGGAGCGAGGCACGGCTCCGCGACATCATGTTCAGCATGGGCGATTGGGTGTGGGAGACGAACAGTGATTTAGTCTATACCTACACGTCGCAGAAGGGCCTGGACTTTTTTGGCCCGGTCGTTGAAGACATCATCGGCAAGACCCCGTTCGATTTCATGCCGCCGGATGAAGTCCGTCGGGTTCGCGCAATCTTCGCTGAAATCGCGGCCAACAAGGCGCCTATCAAGGACCTGGAAAATTGGAATATCCGGCAGAATGGTGAACCCATCTGTCTGCTCACCAATGGGGTGCCCATCCTGGATGAAGCGGGTAATCTCAAAGGGTACCGGGGCGTGGATAAAGACATCACTGACCGCAAGCGAATGGAGCAGGAGCGCGCCGCAATGGAAGCCCATTTGCGCCAGCAGCAGAAACTCGAATCCCTCGGCACCCTCGCCGCCGGGGTGGCCCACGAAATCAACAACCCCATCAATGGCGTGATGAACTACGCCCAATTGATCCTGGACCGGACCGAGCCGAACTGCCAGGCGCAGGAGTACGCCCGGGAAATCATCCACGAAACCGAGCGCGTGACCACCATTGTCCGCAACCTGTTGCAATTTGCCCGGCAGGAGAAGCAATCCCACAGCCCGGCCCGGATACAAGATGTGGTGGAGCAGACGCTCTCGCTCATCCGCACCGTCATCCGCCGCGACCAAATCACCTTGCAGGTCGAGCTGCCGCCAGACCTGCCGAACATTAACTGCCGCAGCCAGCAAATTCAGCAAGTGTTGATGAACCTGCTCACCAACGCCCGCGACACCTTGAACGCAAAATATCCGGGCCATGATGATAATAAGACCATCACCCTCACCGCCCAATTGATTGCGGAATGCGGATTGCGGAATGCGGAATTGGCCAATTCAGAAATCAGAAATCAGAAATCAGAAATCGGATGTGCTGCCATCCGCATTACGGTGGCGGACCACGGCACGGGCATCCCGGCCGACGTTCAGGGGCGGGTCTTTGATCCCTTCTTCACCACCAAATCGCGGCATGAAGGCACCGGCTTGGGGCTGGCCATCAGCCACGGCATCGTCAAGGACCATCAGGGGAAACTCTGGTTCGAAACCGAACCCGGCCAAGGCACCAAATTCCACCTGGATTTACCAATCTCTTGA
- a CDS encoding response regulator has product MKLNDLKIGAQLRLGLGLILALVLLLGAQAWRQSDILWLQTKGLYDHPFQVRRAIGKLEADVEGMSRFLRDLFLAQNDQETTAALQGIEIKRADAERQFDILSDRYLGLRDDVTALQDDFAKWNALRTETIRLFQAGKTAEAEARIRPDGVQNAQAEVVRSRLQKIDDFTRNKGDQFYQAAMEQNDTLTHQLVAIVTVILLLCVGIVWFLLKGIKDPLKELTVATEQFRQGKLEARSRYASANEFGALSTSFDTMADVIQTELKINEHATQLAGVMLREEEVQAFCRELLKGLLAHTGSQVGAVYFLNEAKTAFEHFESIGLGTGGRAAFSATALEGEFGAALATRQIQRLTEIPADTRFTFATVSGEFKPREILTIPVLADHTVSAVISLASIRAYDASAIRLVNEIWSVLTARVNGVLAFRKIKDLVDKLEQQNRELDAQKRELEAQATEVTEQNTELEMQKRQLDEANRLKSAFLSNMSHELRTPLNSVIALAGVLNRRLAHTIPVEEHGYLEIIERNGKNLLSLINGILDLSRIEAGREEVSVSRFSVRDLADELVAMLEPQALEKKIALLNQVPAKLPFIASDAVKCRHILQNLLGNAVKFTEQGQVTITAEVVTPKSEIGSSPNSAIRNPQSAIHIVVSDTGIGIAADQFGHIFEEFRQADDSTSRKYGGTGLGLAIAKRYALLLGGDITVASTSGKGSTFTLRLPLALALPGTQAETTWPTAERAARPTTTPSGQGQNILVVEDNEPAIIQLTDILRAEGYRVQVARNGQEALAQIAQTPPDAIILDLMMPGVDGFQVLKTIRSAERTAHLPVLILTAKHVTKEELSFLKGNNIHQLIQKGDINKAGLLAAVARMVTPPTAEPIPTPPRRRRRPTRPGKPVVLVVEDNPDNLRTAHALLNDHYLVIEAANGQAGIEQARGHQPDLILTDIALPGMDGIALLAAIRADESLCDTPVVAVTASAMKGNREEILARGFDAYISKPIEYDTLMKTIQELLH; this is encoded by the coding sequence ATGAAACTGAATGACTTGAAAATTGGCGCGCAACTGCGCCTTGGCCTTGGCCTGATCCTTGCGCTGGTGCTACTCCTCGGCGCCCAGGCGTGGCGGCAGTCGGATATTCTCTGGCTGCAGACCAAAGGACTCTACGACCATCCGTTCCAGGTTCGCCGGGCCATCGGCAAACTTGAGGCGGACGTCGAGGGCATGTCCCGGTTCCTGCGCGACCTGTTCCTGGCCCAAAACGACCAGGAAACCACCGCCGCCCTGCAAGGCATTGAGATCAAGCGCGCCGATGCCGAGCGGCAGTTCGACATCCTGTCTGATCGTTACCTGGGTCTGCGTGACGATGTCACCGCATTGCAAGACGATTTTGCGAAGTGGAACGCCCTGCGCACGGAGACCATCCGGCTGTTCCAGGCGGGAAAAACCGCTGAAGCCGAGGCACGCATCCGCCCTGACGGCGTCCAAAACGCCCAGGCGGAGGTGGTCCGCAGCCGGCTCCAGAAGATTGACGACTTTACCCGCAACAAAGGCGATCAATTCTATCAGGCGGCCATGGAGCAGAACGACACGCTGACCCACCAACTCGTCGCCATCGTCACCGTTATCCTGCTGCTGTGCGTGGGCATCGTTTGGTTTCTGCTAAAAGGCATCAAAGACCCGCTCAAAGAATTGACGGTGGCTACCGAGCAGTTCCGGCAAGGCAAGCTGGAGGCGCGCAGCCGGTATGCCTCCGCCAATGAATTCGGAGCGCTCTCCACCTCGTTCGATACAATGGCCGACGTCATTCAAACGGAACTGAAGATCAACGAGCACGCCACCCAACTCGCTGGCGTTATGCTGCGCGAGGAAGAGGTGCAGGCGTTCTGTCGGGAGTTGCTTAAAGGTCTGCTGGCGCATACCGGTTCGCAGGTCGGGGCGGTGTATTTCTTGAACGAAGCGAAGACCGCCTTCGAGCATTTCGAGTCTATCGGCCTCGGGACCGGCGGGCGCGCCGCCTTTTCCGCCACGGCGCTTGAGGGCGAATTCGGCGCGGCCCTGGCCACGCGTCAAATTCAGCGCCTCACGGAGATCCCGGCGGATACGCGCTTCACCTTTGCCACCGTCAGCGGCGAGTTCAAACCACGGGAAATCCTGACCATTCCTGTGCTGGCCGATCACACGGTTTCGGCGGTCATCTCCCTGGCCAGCATCCGTGCTTATGACGCGTCAGCCATCCGGCTGGTAAACGAAATCTGGAGCGTGCTGACCGCCCGCGTGAATGGCGTGCTGGCCTTCCGCAAAATCAAGGACCTGGTGGATAAACTCGAACAGCAGAATCGTGAACTCGATGCGCAAAAGCGGGAACTGGAGGCGCAGGCGACCGAAGTGACGGAGCAGAATACTGAGTTGGAGATGCAGAAGCGGCAATTGGACGAGGCCAACCGGCTCAAGAGCGCTTTTCTCTCGAACATGAGCCACGAATTGCGCACTCCGCTCAACTCGGTGATTGCCCTGGCCGGCGTCCTGAACCGCCGGTTGGCCCACACCATCCCGGTGGAGGAACATGGTTATCTCGAAATCATCGAACGCAACGGCAAAAACCTATTGTCGCTCATCAACGGCATTCTGGACCTCTCGCGCATCGAGGCCGGACGCGAGGAAGTCAGCGTCAGCCGCTTTTCCGTCCGCGACCTGGCCGACGAACTCGTCGCCATGCTGGAACCGCAGGCGCTGGAAAAGAAAATCGCCCTACTCAACCAAGTGCCCGCCAAATTGCCTTTCATCGCCAGCGACGCCGTCAAATGCCGGCACATCCTCCAGAACCTCCTCGGCAACGCCGTCAAATTCACCGAACAAGGCCAAGTCACCATCACCGCCGAAGTGGTTACTCCGAAATCCGAAATTGGTAGTTCCCCCAATTCCGCAATCCGCAATCCGCAATCCGCAATTCATATCGTGGTTTCCGACACCGGTATCGGCATCGCCGCCGATCAGTTCGGCCATATCTTTGAAGAGTTCCGCCAGGCGGACGACAGCACTTCCCGCAAATACGGCGGCACCGGGCTTGGCCTCGCCATCGCAAAACGCTACGCCCTGTTGCTTGGCGGCGATATTACCGTGGCGAGCACGTCGGGCAAAGGCTCCACCTTCACGCTCCGGCTGCCGCTGGCGTTGGCATTGCCAGGGACCCAGGCGGAAACCACTTGGCCGACGGCGGAACGCGCCGCGCGACCAACGACCACCCCCTCCGGCCAGGGACAAAACATCCTGGTGGTCGAGGATAACGAACCGGCCATCATTCAATTGACCGACATCCTCCGGGCCGAAGGGTATCGGGTGCAGGTGGCACGCAATGGCCAGGAGGCCCTCGCGCAGATCGCGCAAACCCCGCCCGATGCCATCATTCTCGACCTGATGATGCCGGGCGTGGACGGTTTCCAAGTGTTGAAGACGATCCGCAGCGCGGAGCGGACGGCCCATCTACCCGTCTTGATTTTGACCGCCAAACACGTGACCAAAGAGGAACTGAGCTTCCTCAAAGGAAACAATATTCACCAGTTGATTCAGAAGGGCGACATCAACAAGGCCGGCTTGTTGGCGGCGGTGGCCCGCATGGTCACGCCGCCGACAGCGGAGCCCATACCAACACCACCGCGCCGTCGCCGCCGACCCACGCGTCCCGGCAAACCGGTCGTCTTGGTGGTGGAAGACAATCCCGACAACCTGCGCACCGCCCACGCCTTATTGAACGACCACTATCTGGTCATCGAAGCGGCAAACGGCCAGGCGGGCATCGAACAGGCCAGGGGGCACCAGCCCGACCTGATCCTCACTGACATCGCGCTGCCCGGCATGGATGGGATCGCGCTGCTGGCCGCGATCCGGGCCGACGAATCGCTCTGCGACACCCCGGTGGTAGCCGTCACCGCCAGCGCAATGAAAGGCAACCGAGAGGAAATCCTGGCCCGCGGCTTTGATGCCTACATTTCCAAGCCGATTGAGTACGACACACTGATGAAAACGATTCAAGAATTGCTGCACTAA
- a CDS encoding GxxExxY protein: MEKLIHEKLSGEIIGAAMTVLNELKPGLDEKLYENALVIELTERGHSVNQQKVFDVAYKSHPIGKLVPDLIVDDLVIVDPKVASAFTETHLAQMTGYLAITKLRLALLLNFKYAKLQWKRVVQ, translated from the coding sequence ATGGAAAAATTGATTCATGAAAAACTGAGCGGCGAGATTATTGGAGCGGCGATGACAGTTTTGAACGAATTGAAGCCGGGGCTTGATGAGAAGCTGTATGAAAACGCGCTGGTCATTGAACTGACGGAGCGCGGGCATTCGGTTAATCAACAGAAAGTGTTCGATGTGGCATACAAGAGCCATCCCATCGGCAAATTGGTCCCAGACCTGATCGTGGACGACCTCGTCATCGTGGACCCGAAGGTCGCTTCAGCATTTACCGAAACGCACCTGGCTCAGATGACCGGCTACCTGGCCATAACAAAGTTGCGTCTCGCGCTCCTGCTAAATTTCAAATACGCCAAGTTACAATGGAAACGCGTCGTGCAATGA
- a CDS encoding CheR family methyltransferase: MTNPNSAIRNPQSAIGESAISQYDEGFLQKAITQRMAATGMNTAAAYRQRLAEDGVEAEVLLASLKITYSEFFRNPLTFALLEQLILPSRLEANGTTGQAELRVWSAGCAAGQEAWSIAILLEDLAQACGRPIPSRIIATDISEAALAFARQGVYDTAAVQNVRLKHLQKYFIIKGDAYAIIPALKNRVDFSTYDLLDVHSASPATGIYGDFDLVFCSNLLFYYRMDIRQQILDKVCRALAPGGFLVTGEAERDLVAKHDGLRAVAPPAPIFQKRKQF, encoded by the coding sequence ATGACTAATCCCAATTCCGCAATCCGCAATCCGCAATCCGCAATTGGAGAATCCGCAATTTCCCAATACGATGAGGGGTTTTTGCAGAAAGCGATCACCCAACGCATGGCGGCCACTGGCATGAACACTGCCGCTGCCTACCGCCAACGTCTAGCGGAGGATGGCGTGGAGGCCGAGGTGTTGCTGGCGTCGCTGAAAATCACGTATAGCGAATTCTTTCGGAACCCGCTTACCTTTGCCCTGCTCGAACAACTGATCCTGCCCAGCCGTCTCGAAGCCAATGGCACCACCGGCCAGGCGGAACTGCGCGTCTGGTCAGCGGGCTGCGCCGCCGGGCAGGAAGCCTGGTCTATCGCCATCCTGCTGGAGGATTTGGCTCAGGCGTGCGGACGCCCCATTCCCTCACGAATCATTGCCACCGACATTTCCGAGGCCGCGCTGGCGTTCGCGCGCCAAGGCGTCTATGACACCGCTGCGGTGCAGAACGTGCGGCTGAAACACCTTCAGAAATACTTTATCATCAAGGGTGATGCGTATGCGATTATCCCCGCGCTCAAAAACCGGGTGGATTTCTCCACCTACGATCTTTTGGATGTGCATTCGGCCAGTCCGGCGACGGGCATTTACGGGGATTTTGATCTGGTCTTTTGCAGCAACCTGCTGTTCTATTACCGGATGGACATTCGGCAACAAATTCTGGACAAGGTCTGCCGGGCTCTTGCTCCCGGCGGGTTCCTGGTGACCGGCGAGGCCGAGCGGGACCTCGTAGCCAAGCACGACGGCCTGCGCGCCGTGGCACCCCCCGCCCCCATTTTCCAAAAACGAAAACAATTTTGA